A genome region from Haloarcula rubripromontorii includes the following:
- a CDS encoding CDC48 family AAA ATPase yields MRLTVKPLKQKDAGRGLAAIDRAAMDELELENGDYIVLEGKQDSRAVARVWPGYPEDEGKGIVRIDGQLRQEANVGIDDHVDIEKADVNPATSVTVALPQNLRVRGNVGPMIRNNLSGQAVTQGQTVPVSFGLGPLSSMSGQKIPLKIAETEPSGTVVVTDSTDIQVSEMPAEQVHSGEGAPEASDTPDVTYEDIGGLDRELEQVREMIELPMRHPELFQQLGIEPPKGVLLHGPPGTGKTLMAKAVANEIDAYFTTISGPEIMSKYYGESEEQLREVFDEASENSPAIVFIDEIDSIAPKRGETQGDVERRVVAQLLSLMDGLEERGQVIVIGATNRVDAIDPALRRGGRFDREIEIGVPDKEGRKEILQVHTRGMPLSEEINIENYAENTHGFVGADLASLTKESAMNALRRIRPELDLESDEIDAEVLERLEIEDEDFREAMKGIEPSALREVFVEVPDVTWDSVGGLEDTKERLRETIQWPLEYEDVFESMDLEAAKGVLMYGPPGTGKTLLAKAVANEAQSNFISVKGPELLNKFVGESEKGVREVFSKARENAPTVVFFDEIDSIASERGGGTTDSGVGERVVSQLLTELDGIEDMENVVVVATTNRPDLIDDALLRPGRLDRHVHVPVPDEDARRAIFQVHTRDKPLADGVDLDELARRTDGYVGADIEAVAREASMAATREFINSVDPEEIGDSVSNVRVTMDHFEHALEEVGPSVTEETRERYDEIEQRFDRAEPGVTDESTASRTFQ; encoded by the coding sequence ATGAGATTAACTGTCAAACCACTCAAACAGAAAGACGCCGGCCGCGGCCTCGCGGCTATCGACCGGGCCGCGATGGACGAACTCGAACTCGAGAACGGCGACTACATCGTTCTCGAAGGGAAACAGGACAGCCGCGCGGTCGCCCGCGTCTGGCCCGGCTACCCCGAGGACGAGGGGAAGGGCATCGTCCGTATCGACGGGCAGCTCCGACAGGAAGCCAACGTCGGTATTGACGACCACGTAGACATCGAGAAAGCCGATGTCAACCCCGCGACCTCGGTCACCGTCGCCCTCCCCCAGAACCTCCGGGTCCGGGGCAACGTCGGGCCGATGATTCGCAACAACCTCAGCGGCCAGGCCGTCACGCAGGGCCAGACCGTCCCGGTGAGCTTCGGCCTCGGCCCGCTCTCCTCGATGTCCGGCCAGAAGATACCCCTGAAAATCGCAGAGACCGAACCTTCCGGAACGGTCGTCGTGACCGACTCCACGGACATTCAGGTCAGCGAGATGCCCGCCGAACAGGTCCACAGCGGCGAGGGCGCGCCCGAAGCCAGCGACACGCCTGACGTGACCTACGAGGACATCGGCGGCCTCGACCGCGAGCTCGAACAGGTCCGGGAGATGATCGAGCTGCCGATGCGTCACCCCGAACTGTTCCAGCAGCTCGGCATCGAGCCGCCGAAGGGCGTCCTCCTGCACGGCCCGCCCGGCACCGGGAAGACGCTGATGGCCAAGGCCGTCGCCAACGAAATCGACGCGTACTTCACCACTATCTCCGGCCCGGAGATCATGTCGAAGTACTACGGCGAAAGCGAGGAGCAGCTCCGTGAGGTCTTCGACGAGGCCTCGGAGAACTCCCCCGCCATCGTCTTTATCGACGAGATCGACTCCATCGCGCCCAAGCGCGGCGAGACGCAGGGCGACGTGGAACGCCGCGTGGTCGCCCAACTGCTCAGCCTGATGGACGGGCTCGAAGAGCGCGGGCAGGTCATCGTCATCGGCGCGACCAACCGCGTCGACGCCATCGACCCCGCGCTCCGGCGTGGTGGCCGCTTCGACCGCGAAATCGAGATCGGTGTCCCGGACAAAGAGGGCCGCAAAGAGATCCTGCAGGTCCACACCCGCGGGATGCCCCTCTCCGAAGAGATCAACATCGAAAACTACGCCGAGAACACCCACGGCTTCGTCGGCGCTGACCTCGCCTCCCTCACGAAAGAGAGCGCGATGAACGCGCTCCGACGTATCCGCCCCGAACTCGACCTCGAATCCGACGAGATCGACGCCGAGGTGCTCGAACGTCTAGAAATCGAGGACGAGGACTTCCGCGAGGCGATGAAGGGCATCGAGCCCTCCGCACTCCGCGAGGTCTTCGTCGAGGTCCCGGACGTCACCTGGGACTCCGTCGGCGGCCTCGAAGACACCAAGGAACGGCTCCGGGAGACCATCCAGTGGCCGCTGGAGTACGAAGACGTGTTCGAGTCGATGGACCTCGAAGCCGCGAAGGGCGTGCTGATGTATGGCCCGCCCGGCACCGGGAAGACGCTGCTGGCGAAGGCCGTCGCCAACGAGGCCCAGTCGAACTTCATCTCCGTGAAGGGACCGGAGCTACTGAACAAGTTCGTCGGCGAGTCCGAAAAGGGCGTCCGCGAAGTGTTCAGCAAGGCCCGCGAGAACGCCCCGACCGTGGTGTTCTTCGACGAAATCGACTCCATCGCCAGCGAACGGGGCGGCGGCACGACCGACTCCGGCGTCGGCGAACGCGTCGTCTCACAGCTGCTGACGGAACTGGACGGCATCGAGGACATGGAGAACGTCGTCGTGGTTGCGACCACGAACCGGCCGGACCTCATCGACGACGCGCTCCTGCGCCCCGGCCGCCTCGACAGGCACGTCCACGTGCCCGTCCCGGACGAGGACGCCCGTCGCGCCATCTTCCAGGTCCACACCCGCGACAAGCCCCTGGCCGACGGCGTCGATCTCGACGAACTGGCCCGCCGCACGGACGGCTACGTTGGCGCAGACATCGAAGCGGTCGCCCGCGAGGCGTCGATGGCCGCGACCCGGGAGTTCATCAACAGCGTGGACCCCGAGGAAATCGGTGACAGCGTCAGCAACGTCCGCGTGACGATGGACCACTTCGAACACGCGCTTGAGGAAGTCGGTCCCAGCGTCACCGAGGAGACCCGCGAGCGCTACGACGAGATCGAACAGCGCTTCGACCGGGCCGAACCCGGCGTCACCGACGAGAGCACGGCCAGCCGCACCTTCCAATAG
- a CDS encoding TrmB family transcriptional regulator sugar-binding domain-containing protein, which yields MMAQSGLEIHRTQSAVIDAMQSLIDSAAESLTIAVPKSVLPAFVPQLNAAIERDVLVLLLVHGDATAPTPAYNDIATAVRTIESGITPLLATADMQRGLTGHSRLLTDSMGEHQATAFDNENLAHDEFTMFLGSHWLMGTECYVADVCAFPRTFSAFQFAVLMAALALRAGTPITARAHVLSTTDRTETTISGPVINARQSLVYPASSKNPAERSLTIDTDSGPVTVGGAGATKEAYECLEITLDRSDDD from the coding sequence CTGATGGCACAATCGGGACTGGAAATCCACCGGACCCAATCGGCAGTCATCGATGCGATGCAATCACTTATTGACAGTGCTGCGGAGAGTCTCACGATTGCGGTCCCGAAATCGGTCCTCCCTGCGTTTGTACCCCAACTCAACGCCGCTATCGAGCGGGACGTGCTGGTGTTGTTGCTGGTTCACGGCGATGCGACTGCACCGACGCCTGCATATAATGATATCGCGACGGCGGTCAGGACAATCGAGAGCGGCATTACTCCATTGCTCGCGACTGCGGATATGCAGCGCGGGCTCACTGGGCACTCCAGACTGCTGACTGACTCGATGGGAGAACATCAGGCGACTGCATTCGATAACGAGAACCTCGCACACGATGAGTTCACGATGTTTCTCGGCAGTCACTGGCTGATGGGGACGGAATGCTACGTCGCAGACGTGTGTGCGTTCCCGCGGACGTTCTCCGCGTTTCAATTTGCAGTACTCATGGCGGCGCTGGCGCTACGGGCAGGGACGCCGATCACTGCTCGCGCCCATGTCCTCTCGACGACGGACCGCACTGAGACAACGATATCAGGACCCGTGATAAATGCCCGGCAGAGTCTCGTCTATCCCGCATCGAGCAAGAATCCGGCCGAACGGTCGCTCACCATCGACACTGATTCGGGACCGGTCACTGTCGGCGGGGCCGGTGCGACAAAGGAAGCCTACGAATGTCTCGAAATCACGCTCGACAGATCTGACGACGATTGA
- a CDS encoding hybrid sensor histidine kinase/response regulator, translating into MKSQPTVLFVRSPSQDRAAISMLRDSGLTVNEFDGVRDLECALEDYDTDCVVTNCEVENPDGTQYLGGLTVIERLRESHPELPVVLFAEVTNGDIAREAYSRDVFGYVPSTVNDAHQRLLAQVDAAVASSPARQRATKRKQLNEAVRLVNQALVRSQSRMDIERDVTAVLAGTTRYSEACTVTCQYDRPVVRALGSQRDHVSITEPDPLRRAESENRLVVADIDPATVADDTEALETDCTRILAVPLVYDGDSYGVLGVYADSVDIFDAEEQDTFREVGHNIALAIDASQTKDALKQRTTELERQKERLRELAQIISHELRNPLQAAMGRVELLAAEHAAEEFDAIQRSHTRMSFLIDDLMEIARQGGRQYTVEPVTLSDVMADAWTTVDTDGSTIEIDCTETILADSNRLRQLAENFFRLATEQGDTGTITITDAADGFALEHDSAPLEVGQKGPFELYYASSDEGVGLHLAVIREIAQGHEWEIALSNEPTGRVRLHVTGVERPSAKPT; encoded by the coding sequence ATGAAGTCACAGCCCACCGTCCTGTTCGTCCGGAGTCCGAGTCAGGACAGGGCCGCGATTTCGATGCTCCGGGACAGTGGTCTCACCGTCAACGAATTTGACGGGGTTCGTGATCTGGAGTGTGCGCTCGAGGACTACGACACGGACTGCGTCGTCACGAACTGCGAAGTGGAGAACCCGGACGGGACACAGTATCTCGGTGGGCTGACGGTTATCGAACGGCTGCGGGAGAGCCATCCCGAACTTCCAGTCGTCCTCTTTGCCGAGGTGACAAACGGCGACATCGCCCGCGAAGCCTACAGCCGCGACGTGTTTGGCTACGTTCCGAGTACGGTGAACGATGCCCACCAGCGACTTCTGGCACAGGTCGATGCCGCTGTCGCCTCCAGTCCGGCCCGGCAGCGGGCGACCAAGCGAAAGCAGCTCAACGAGGCCGTCCGGCTAGTCAATCAGGCGCTCGTCCGCTCACAGTCGCGGATGGATATCGAACGCGATGTCACGGCGGTTCTGGCGGGCACGACCAGATACAGTGAGGCCTGTACGGTGACCTGTCAGTACGACAGGCCGGTCGTTCGAGCGCTGGGGTCACAGCGTGACCACGTTTCTATTACCGAACCGGACCCGTTGCGCCGCGCTGAGTCAGAAAACCGACTGGTCGTTGCAGACATCGACCCGGCAACGGTCGCAGATGACACAGAGGCACTGGAGACGGACTGCACCCGAATTCTCGCTGTCCCACTGGTGTACGATGGGGATTCGTACGGTGTCCTCGGAGTATACGCTGACAGTGTCGATATCTTCGACGCGGAAGAACAGGATACGTTCAGGGAAGTCGGTCACAACATCGCGCTGGCTATCGACGCCAGCCAGACGAAAGACGCGCTCAAGCAGCGGACGACGGAACTCGAGCGGCAGAAAGAGCGACTCCGAGAGCTTGCACAGATAATCTCACACGAACTCCGGAACCCGCTGCAGGCAGCGATGGGACGGGTCGAACTGCTAGCCGCTGAACACGCCGCCGAGGAGTTCGACGCCATCCAGCGCAGCCACACCCGGATGTCGTTTCTCATCGACGACCTCATGGAGATCGCCCGACAGGGCGGCCGACAGTACACCGTCGAGCCAGTCACCCTTTCCGACGTAATGGCGGACGCATGGACGACAGTCGACACCGATGGATCGACCATCGAAATCGACTGTACCGAGACGATACTGGCCGATAGCAACCGCCTGCGTCAGCTTGCGGAGAACTTCTTTCGGCTCGCCACGGAGCAGGGTGACACCGGGACGATAACCATCACCGATGCGGCCGACGGATTCGCCCTTGAACACGACAGCGCCCCATTAGAGGTGGGGCAGAAGGGACCGTTTGAACTCTACTACGCCTCCAGTGACGAGGGTGTCGGACTCCATCTCGCCGTGATCCGGGAAATCGCACAGGGCCACGAGTGGGAAATCGCCCTTTCTAACGAACCGACGGGGCGGGTCCGGCTGCACGTAACCGGTGTTGAGCGGCCGTCAGCGAAACCCACATAG
- a CDS encoding DUF420 domain-containing protein, with translation MDLQARYRVPALTGLLTVVSLALVFGAVLGAIPRSALPTAPASVLGAIPHANAVVSALAIGTIVGGVRAIRRGNVARHRKLMLSSFGLFALFLVLYLYRITLEGPTDFTGPSVVETYFYLPFLAIHILLAIIAIPAVYYVLLLAYTYPVSELPSTNHPRAGKLAAGLWLISFSMGIAVYTMLYLVW, from the coding sequence ATGGATCTTCAGGCTCGGTATCGCGTGCCAGCACTCACTGGCCTGTTGACGGTCGTGTCGCTCGCGCTCGTGTTTGGGGCCGTTCTCGGGGCGATTCCCCGGTCGGCGCTCCCCACTGCGCCCGCGAGCGTGCTCGGGGCGATCCCCCACGCCAACGCTGTGGTCAGCGCCCTCGCTATCGGCACCATCGTCGGTGGCGTTCGAGCAATCCGCCGCGGCAACGTTGCCCGACACCGGAAGCTGATGCTCTCCTCGTTTGGCCTGTTCGCCCTGTTTCTCGTGCTGTATCTCTATCGTATAACGCTCGAAGGGCCAACGGACTTCACCGGTCCGTCGGTCGTCGAGACGTACTTCTACCTGCCGTTTCTCGCCATCCACATCCTGCTTGCCATCATCGCCATCCCGGCGGTGTACTACGTCCTGCTTCTGGCCTACACGTACCCCGTTTCTGAACTGCCGTCGACGAACCACCCGCGGGCCGGAAAGCTGGCCGCGGGGCTGTGGCTGATCTCCTTCTCGATGGGTATCGCCGTGTACACGATGCTGTATCTGGTCTGGTGA
- a CDS encoding GNAT family N-acetyltransferase, translated as MPGPSFLATDRTALRSPERDDLDWIQRVFHDEQVWGLGTYARPPTTDQMETYYEETLSDEDSVHLLVCIDPDGNPGPVEDRTEPVGLVAMTDHDPERGTAELAYWLDPGAWGQGYATEAAGRLVKYGFDQRALRKWSAKIVGGNDRSIAVVDRLGFSKEGTHRAEWYLDGAWRDMVWFGLLRAERD; from the coding sequence ATGCCAGGGCCGTCCTTCCTCGCAACCGACCGCACTGCCCTCCGGTCTCCGGAGCGAGACGACCTCGACTGGATACAGCGGGTGTTTCACGACGAGCAGGTCTGGGGGCTGGGGACGTACGCCCGGCCGCCGACCACCGACCAGATGGAGACCTACTACGAGGAAACGCTTTCCGACGAGGACTCGGTCCATCTACTGGTCTGTATCGACCCGGACGGGAACCCCGGGCCAGTCGAGGACCGAACTGAGCCGGTCGGACTCGTCGCCATGACGGATCACGACCCGGAGCGGGGCACAGCCGAACTGGCCTACTGGCTCGACCCGGGGGCCTGGGGTCAGGGGTACGCCACTGAGGCAGCGGGCAGGCTGGTCAAGTATGGCTTCGACCAGCGGGCGCTCCGGAAGTGGTCGGCGAAGATCGTTGGCGGGAACGACCGTTCCATCGCAGTGGTCGACCGACTGGGATTCAGCAAAGAAGGCACGCACCGGGCGGAGTGGTATCTCGACGGCGCGTGGCGAGACATGGTGTGGTTCGGCCTGCTCCGAGCGGAGCGCGACTAG
- the purF gene encoding amidophosphoribosyltransferase, giving the protein MHEKCGVVGISLKDRDAARPLYYSLYALQHRGQESAGIVTHDGFQQYSHVEMGLVGDAFDPGDLEALNGSNGIGHVRYPTAGSVNACCAQPFSVSFKSGSLGLSHNGNLVNADEIGDELADLGHAFTSDGDTEVIAHDLARNLLEEDLVRAVKRTMNRIHGSYSLTIMHDETVLGVRDPQGNRPLCIGELEDGYVLASESAAIDTLDGELIRDVKPGELVVLHADGTGFDTYQLIEPENTAHCFFEHVYFARPDSTIDENLVYEVRRELGRKLWAESGVDSDVVLPVPDSGRAFASGYAEAAQDDGSDIEFAEGLMKNRYVGRTFIMPTQDERERAVRLKLNPIKSTIEGKSVTIIDDSIVRGTTSTQLIQLLKDAGAEEVHVRIGAPPIVAPCYMGIDMASRDELIAGNQSVDEIREEIEADSLSYLSIDAIAETLDKSQTDLCLGCVTGEYPYDIEGEATDRDVARPDIGTQSRPADD; this is encoded by the coding sequence ATGCACGAGAAGTGCGGCGTTGTTGGCATCTCTTTGAAGGACCGTGACGCCGCCCGACCGCTTTACTACTCCTTATACGCGCTTCAGCACCGCGGCCAGGAATCAGCCGGTATCGTCACCCACGACGGCTTCCAGCAGTACAGCCACGTCGAAATGGGACTCGTCGGTGACGCCTTCGACCCCGGCGATCTGGAGGCGCTCAACGGCTCGAACGGTATCGGCCACGTCCGATACCCGACCGCCGGGAGCGTCAACGCCTGCTGTGCCCAGCCCTTTTCGGTCTCGTTCAAATCGGGGTCGCTTGGGCTGTCCCACAACGGGAATCTCGTCAACGCCGACGAGATCGGCGACGAACTGGCCGACCTCGGTCACGCCTTCACCTCGGACGGCGACACCGAGGTTATCGCCCACGACCTCGCGCGTAATCTCCTGGAGGAGGATCTGGTTCGGGCCGTCAAGCGGACGATGAACCGCATCCACGGGTCGTACTCGCTGACCATCATGCACGATGAGACGGTGCTGGGCGTCCGCGACCCGCAGGGCAACCGACCGCTGTGTATCGGCGAACTCGAGGACGGGTACGTGCTGGCCTCCGAGTCGGCCGCCATCGACACGCTCGACGGCGAACTGATCCGGGATGTCAAGCCCGGCGAACTCGTCGTCCTGCACGCCGACGGGACCGGCTTCGACACCTACCAGCTCATCGAGCCAGAGAACACGGCGCACTGTTTCTTCGAACACGTTTACTTCGCGCGACCGGACTCGACCATCGACGAGAACCTCGTCTACGAGGTCCGGCGCGAACTGGGCCGGAAACTCTGGGCGGAGTCCGGCGTCGACTCGGACGTGGTGTTGCCGGTGCCTGACTCCGGGCGTGCGTTCGCCTCCGGATACGCCGAAGCCGCACAGGACGACGGTTCGGACATCGAGTTCGCCGAGGGGCTGATGAAAAACCGGTACGTCGGCCGCACGTTCATCATGCCTACTCAAGACGAGCGCGAGCGGGCCGTCCGACTGAAGCTCAACCCGATCAAGTCGACTATCGAGGGGAAAAGCGTCACCATCATCGACGACTCTATCGTCCGCGGGACCACTTCGACGCAACTGATACAGTTGCTGAAAGACGCCGGTGCCGAAGAGGTCCACGTCCGCATCGGCGCGCCGCCCATCGTCGCGCCCTGTTACATGGGCATCGACATGGCCTCCCGGGACGAACTCATCGCCGGGAACCAGTCCGTCGACGAAATCCGCGAGGAAATCGAGGCGGACTCGCTGTCGTATCTCTCCATCGACGCCATCGCAGAGACGCTTGACAAGAGCCAGACTGACCTCTGTCTCGGCTGTGTCACCGGCGAATACCCCTACGACATCGAGGGCGAGGCGACGGACCGCGACGTTGCCCGCCCGGATATCGGCACGCAGTCGAGGCCGGCTGACGACTAG
- a CDS encoding 50S ribosomal protein L37e, which translates to MTGAGTPSQGKKNTTTHTKCRRCGEKSYHTKKKVCSSCGFGKSAKRRDYEWQSKAGE; encoded by the coding sequence ATGACTGGCGCAGGAACTCCGAGTCAGGGCAAGAAAAACACCACGACGCACACGAAGTGCCGACGGTGTGGTGAAAAGTCGTATCACACGAAAAAGAAGGTCTGCTCGTCGTGCGGTTTCGGCAAGTCGGCCAAGCGGCGTGACTACGAGTGGCAGTCGAAAGCGGGCGAATAA
- a CDS encoding LSM domain-containing protein gives MSGRPLDVLEASLGETVTVQLKGGELFEGELTGYDQHMNLVVEDEDTTIIRGDNVVSITP, from the coding sequence ATGAGTGGACGACCGCTGGATGTACTCGAAGCGTCCCTCGGTGAGACAGTCACCGTACAGCTGAAGGGTGGCGAGCTGTTCGAGGGGGAACTCACCGGCTACGACCAACACATGAACCTCGTCGTCGAGGATGAAGACACAACGATTATACGCGGCGATAACGTCGTCTCAATTACTCCATGA
- a CDS encoding M20/M25/M40 family metallo-hydrolase, with protein sequence MDTRRREFLESLLTTPGPSGYEADSQRVWLDYVSEFADEVRTDDYGNAVAKVDGGDTTVALAGHGDEIGFIVRDFTDDGFVKLGRIGGSDKTVSRGQHVTIHTADGPVSGVVGQTAIHLRDPDDDSVPEIAEQHVDVGAADGDEVESLVDRGDPVTFVQTLSELENGRLAARGMDNRIGIWAAAEGLRRAAESGADATVYAVSTVQEEVGVQGAKMVGFDLAPDVAIAADVTHATDAPGSPGKAETGVELGEGPVVARGSANHPVAVDALRETSEAEAIDIQLQATGTRTGTDADAFYTSRGGIPSVNVGLPNRYMHTPVEVIDPDDLDALADLLAGFAVRAADRAPFSVDV encoded by the coding sequence ATGGACACACGACGACGAGAGTTCCTCGAATCCCTTCTGACAACGCCCGGCCCGTCTGGATACGAGGCCGACAGCCAGCGGGTGTGGCTCGACTACGTCAGCGAGTTCGCTGACGAGGTCCGAACGGACGACTATGGGAACGCTGTCGCGAAGGTCGACGGTGGCGACACGACCGTCGCGCTCGCGGGCCACGGCGACGAGATCGGGTTCATCGTTCGGGACTTCACTGACGACGGCTTCGTCAAGCTGGGCCGTATCGGCGGTTCCGACAAGACTGTTTCGCGTGGGCAACACGTCACCATTCACACGGCCGATGGTCCCGTCTCGGGTGTCGTGGGACAGACCGCGATTCACCTGCGCGACCCTGACGACGATTCCGTGCCGGAGATTGCCGAACAGCACGTGGACGTGGGTGCAGCGGACGGCGACGAGGTGGAATCGCTCGTCGACCGTGGCGACCCGGTGACGTTCGTCCAGACGCTGAGCGAACTGGAGAACGGCCGCCTCGCTGCACGGGGGATGGACAACCGTATCGGTATCTGGGCGGCTGCCGAGGGGCTCCGCCGCGCGGCAGAGTCGGGTGCAGACGCGACCGTGTACGCTGTCTCTACAGTCCAGGAGGAGGTCGGCGTGCAGGGCGCGAAGATGGTCGGGTTCGACCTCGCGCCGGACGTCGCTATCGCTGCTGACGTGACTCACGCGACGGACGCACCGGGCTCGCCCGGCAAGGCCGAGACGGGTGTGGAACTCGGCGAAGGACCGGTCGTCGCCCGGGGGAGCGCGAACCATCCGGTCGCCGTTGACGCCCTCAGAGAGACGAGCGAGGCCGAGGCCATCGACATCCAGTTGCAGGCGACGGGCACCCGGACCGGGACTGACGCGGACGCCTTCTACACCTCACGAGGCGGCATCCCGTCGGTCAACGTCGGCCTGCCGAACCGCTACATGCACACGCCGGTCGAGGTTATCGACCCCGACGACCTCGACGCGCTCGCGGACCTGCTGGCTGGGTTCGCTGTCCGAGCGGCCGACCGAGCGCCGTTTAGCGTCGACGTGTAG
- a CDS encoding zinc-dependent metalloprotease, translated as MGLYHSVQAVAGATGDGPIDWSAVADAAKGATDTGDLTVETPERDGYATDVRDARDRVREVGDLAFDLPETVEIQNRHHWIDANVATFSRVMEPIEQQAEYMPGIARMVNTGSMAVALSFLGNNVLGQYDPVLLADNDAHALYFVRPNIHRVADQLNVERDRFRRWIAFHEVTHAAEFGAAPWLSDHLETAMEDAIDNLTDGNIDRATLGELDTTMTAVEGYAELLMDRAFDDQYDDLRRKVDERRQGRGPIASLMRRLLGLGMKRQQYERGKAFFDTVADARGVAAAGRVWDSPDTLPTEDEIESPTLWIDRVDP; from the coding sequence ATGGGATTATACCACAGTGTACAGGCTGTCGCCGGCGCGACCGGCGACGGCCCCATCGACTGGAGTGCTGTCGCCGACGCCGCAAAGGGGGCCACTGACACAGGCGACCTCACCGTCGAGACGCCCGAACGCGACGGCTACGCGACCGACGTTCGGGACGCCAGAGACCGCGTTCGAGAGGTCGGTGACCTCGCCTTTGACCTGCCCGAGACTGTTGAGATCCAGAACCGCCACCACTGGATCGACGCCAACGTCGCGACGTTCAGTCGCGTGATGGAGCCGATCGAACAGCAGGCCGAGTACATGCCCGGCATCGCCCGCATGGTCAACACCGGGTCGATGGCCGTTGCACTATCTTTCCTCGGGAACAACGTCTTGGGTCAGTACGACCCGGTCCTGCTCGCTGATAACGACGCCCACGCGCTGTACTTCGTGCGCCCCAACATCCACCGAGTCGCCGACCAGTTGAACGTCGAGCGGGACCGCTTCCGTCGCTGGATTGCCTTCCACGAAGTCACCCACGCGGCGGAGTTCGGCGCGGCCCCGTGGCTCTCTGACCACCTCGAAACGGCGATGGAAGACGCTATCGACAACCTCACCGATGGCAATATCGACCGGGCGACGCTTGGCGAACTCGATACGACGATGACCGCTGTCGAGGGGTACGCGGAACTGCTGATGGACCGTGCCTTCGACGACCAGTACGATGACCTGCGGCGGAAAGTCGACGAGCGTCGACAGGGGCGTGGCCCTATCGCGTCGCTCATGCGCCGACTGCTCGGTCTCGGCATGAAACGCCAGCAGTACGAACGTGGAAAGGCGTTTTTCGACACAGTCGCTGACGCCCGCGGCGTCGCCGCGGCCGGGCGTGTCTGGGACTCACCGGACACCCTTCCCACTGAAGACGAGATAGAGTCGCCGACGCTGTGGATCGACCGCGTCGACCCCTGA
- a CDS encoding Rrf2 family transcriptional regulator — MVSIDLNNSQRTMLTTLVNRYQQTGEAVTGETIAEEIDRNPGTVRNQMQSLTSLGLVEGIPGPTGGYKPTSEAFDAIDRQQIDEAESVVVAHDYERVDVTVEEINFTNVHDPEKCRARFHLQSSVQDFSEGQAVILGPTPISKLVVAGTVVAVDESNSEILLDVAKIEAPVEEPET, encoded by the coding sequence ATGGTTAGCATCGATCTGAACAACAGCCAGCGAACGATGCTTACGACGCTGGTAAACAGGTATCAACAGACCGGTGAGGCGGTCACCGGAGAGACAATCGCCGAGGAGATTGACCGGAACCCCGGAACCGTCCGGAACCAGATGCAGAGTCTGACCTCGCTGGGACTTGTCGAAGGCATTCCCGGCCCGACGGGCGGATACAAGCCGACCTCCGAGGCCTTCGACGCAATCGACCGCCAGCAGATCGACGAGGCCGAGAGCGTCGTCGTCGCTCACGACTACGAACGGGTCGACGTCACTGTCGAGGAGATCAACTTTACCAACGTCCACGACCCGGAGAAGTGCCGCGCCCGGTTCCACCTCCAGAGTTCGGTACAGGACTTCAGTGAAGGCCAGGCAGTCATTCTCGGCCCGACACCGATTTCGAAGCTCGTCGTCGCCGGAACGGTTGTCGCCGTCGACGAATCGAACAGCGAAATCCTCCTCGACGTCGCGAAGATCGAAGCACCTGTGGAAGAACCGGAGACATAA